From the Bombus huntii isolate Logan2020A chromosome 4, iyBomHunt1.1, whole genome shotgun sequence genome, the window TAGAGAAACTGCTACTACCCGAATATAATGTTCCTAAAAAAAGCAGGCAACCAACTCGAGAATTTGTATCAAAAGTGTTAAAGAGATAacccatttataaactttataAACATTGCTGCCCTCTAAGTATTTTTCGAAATTcattaagaaaatataaagtttaatACAGAAACTAAACAGTGGTGTATCTGATTCCGATATACAAAGTTCAACAGATAGGTACgctttatataatatataattcaataatttatatgtatatgtatatgtatatgttacAATATTAGTTCTTTTGATAATATTCcataatgttaataataataacctctatttgaaattaatatatctCGTACACACCTATTGTAACTTTAAAAAGAAGTATAACCGTTTCAATTTCAGCACAATATAACAGGTGACCATAACTTTTAATTCCTATattatcgtaaaataaaatttgaacttgataacaatttaattttaatttattgataaattCGCTGATTTCTATATGAAACTTTTAGTTCCAAAAATGGCTGTATCGTCAGAAAGCGTAATAAGTCCTGGCCTGAATGATCCAGTAACCAAAGCAGTAGTAGATAATATAATGGGAAATTTACCTACAAAGAAACCCCCTGTTCGATGTGATGATTGTGATCTTTCATTTACCAGTCAAACAGTATTAGATACACATTTACAAGGAGCGCGTCATGCTAAACAGGTTTGTGCAAGTAAAGCAACGAATCATACTATACTACTATAAGACACTTAAATACAGACACGAAAAGTTGAAGTATGAGGTAACACACATGCAATAAAAAGAATCATTCatgaattttaaaacgtaTATAAAACAACATCAGATCAGATAGAGACATATGCTTGTTTTACAGATTAGATCCAAAAATATAATGGCATCTCTTGAAGAAACCAAAGTAGCATTTACAAAAGACGAAGAAACAAATGGATTGAAATGCAATGTGTGTAATGTGTGTCTAAACTCAATACAACAACTTCAAACACATTTAAATGGTATATTACAAAGTAAGATTTATTTCATACCTTTgtacgtttttaacgtattaaataaattttattttctataggGAGCCGGCACAAAAAGAAAGCTATGAGAGGTAatacacgttatatggtacgaaaGCCGCTACCATATGGGCTTAAATGTAGTCGCACTTTGTGTATGGATAAAGTAATAGAAAAGAATGTTGCTGTActaatttattctttattgttatttacaTTTGCATGCTTAACACTGCTGCTTACTTTTGCTTTCCACTTGTTTTTATGAACTAATAGAGACTTAATTCTGCCTAAAAGCTTTCATTTGCCAATCAATATGGAAATGCTTGGTGATACTTTCATGTtcgttataatttatacatCATAATTTggtatttattattagttatttatttattatgtttgttatatactaccaaattgaaattgtatatttattgtttattacTGATTTGTCTTTGAGTATATCGCCACAAAATAATAACGTGATAACGAGTTGATTAgttacatattataattaataaaattaacattgtttacaaaataatttgtcTCCTTTTCAGTTTCACTGTATCCCTTTCAGTAATATATAATGTGCAAATGCATTTTGCTATTTCTTACATTTCTCTTTTACTCCTATCCTTAACTTTCTTCtataaaacaataattttcaataatccAGTGTTTAAATCATAATAGaattaaaatcaattattaGTTTCTTGTACAAAACCATTTATTAACTACATTTCGTTTATGTTCAATAGCAGGTATAAATTGTAATACCTTTCCCAATTATGTAACAcaaatgaaaaatcaaaaatttttatgagaaaatttacataaaataatatattataaatacattttttttattttgaagaGGTAAAATTTGctacacacatacatatacacatcATTAAAATCTTACGGTGGTCTTTTGTTAATAATGTTTGTATTAATGGTTGCTTTTTCTATGGCATGAATGTAGTGTTCAAGCTGATTTATTATCACATATAACCGCTTCAGCGGTTGTGATACATAGATAGTGTTGATCGCACATTGATGCTTAGGTGGGTGGACTGACAAAGATGTTGGCAGTTCAGTGACATCTGCAACTATGAATATCCAAGAAAACACTGTGTCTAAAGGCGTATCGCTTTCATGCAGCATGTGTAATAAAATCTTCAATTCTCAGATGCAATACAATGTGGTATGTTATCAGTAAtaaggtaaataaatattactaaccttttaatgatataatttatgtttaattGTAGCATATAACATCGAAAAAGCATACTGGTAAATTAAAACAAGCTAGGActcaaaagaaaaaaagatttttgCCATATTGGAAAAAACCTAAGCCTGGTGTAAATCCTAAGAATTTCGTTCAATCGCTATCGAACAATTTTGTACCAGGGGGTTTCACGAATCAGACATAggaaaataacgtaataagatgaATATCTCTATTTTAATACTCATATGAATTATTTAAGTACATGTTTTATTCTTTCCAAGAAGAATAATTCATTCCAAGTAGGATCATGAttctttaaacgtcgaaattaatttgataCTTAAATTTTGAACATTAAGTGACATTCACATATACGAATAAGTAAATACACaatgttatatataattttgtaattcaCGACCATTGGAGGCTCTGCCACGTTAAGATATAAACTTTTCTCTTTGCACTATTTCTTCaggatataatataaatatacatataattgaAACACAATTAGTTCAATTGGAAATCACATGTAAATTTTTGTCAgatgtatttaataattaaggAAAGTTTTAAAAACAAATTGTACAAAGTGCCGATGTTGCATTAAAAACTAAGATACGTTTGAAAGATTGACATTGTATTTGATATTAGATAAAATAGCGCAAGAAGGTACCGATGTAATGTATGAATGTATATATGttcatttaaaaatgaatggaaaaatatataatgttgtaagtaataataattaataattttttattaatcctacaacataaaaattttgttgTCGAAATTCCGTTTTCTTTTCAATGCGTTATGGTAGTTTCAGGCTGAAATTCAGATATACGTAATGTAAACCTAAGTTAACaaggaaatatttcatttatattattttagcATTACCTGTGTGGTATACTTGCTTAATAAACGACGCATTTCTGCATTCTGTTTTCGTAACGATTGCGTCTCAGCATTTAATTGATGCCTTTCCTTTAGCACTTCATAATACTTTTTAAGACCAATCAATAGATTATCCCATAGTCTTTCTTTATCTTTCGGAAAAATATTCCTATATCGTTCCCAAAAATCAGTTATATCGTCGTCCGTTATATTACGTGATATCGTGACTTTCTctttaattacttttttatCAGGTGATACCTCTTTCTTAACGAACTCGTATCTTTCCACAAATTCTTTTAACGCACTTGAGACAAATTCAGTTTCAATTGTCAACAAATGGCCTTTATCGCAGGTTAATGATCGTTTTGGTTCGCCATCTGCTACAAGAATAAAAACTAATATACGCAATTGTAGTAacataataacaataattgtagtaacaacaataacaacaaGATTAATAAATAACAGAAGGAAATAAATTGAGTagttattttgataaattggTAATATTGAGAAAAAATTTGAATAGATCAATTTCAGTTACGCACTGTCAGTAACTTCGATAATGCCTTCAGATACACAAGTCGATACAACTTCTGTATTAACAGGCGGTGTTTCGGTCGAAGGAACGCTTCTATTCATAACAATGTCACTTTCATGACCATCATCGTGTAGTTTTTCACAACAAAGTACTTCTTCCATAGCTGCCACTAACTTAGCTTCTTTCGTATTAAGTGTATCGCTGCCACAAACATCAGAAATAGTGGCTCTGAAATGTTTattattgatatattttattacagttAACGTCAATTTTATGACTTTCCTTTTAAGATCAACGATACATCACGTACAGGGACGAAGAACTTTCCGTAATTTCTGCAGACTGTCCACAAACACTCGGTGTGCTTATAGTTTTAACCGTACACGTGGGACAATATGCATACGGTaagaaaaaattcaataaaaattgaagTTCTTCTTCGGCTGTAATTTTTAGAGcctaaaaattcaattatgtTTATAACTAACTTATAACAACACGATaatgatattatttatatggAAAACATCACCTCAAATGCTTTATCCAATCGAATCAATAGCTTATCCTCTTCTGTGTAATCGGAGAGTAAATTCTTCAAAGTGTCTTCGATAAGGTAATCACAGTGTTCGGAAATTAGTTTAAGAATATGATTTAATAAGCGTCGttctaaattaatttcttctaaGATAGTCGTTGGTTTATATGATTTAGATattgtttttcgttttttgGCTTCCTCTTGTTCTTGAACGAAGATCAAAGAACTTTGCAGATCGTCTgatcttttaaataaatcattcTTTAAGTAAATTTTACCTGCTTTCAAGGCACACATCGCTCCGCAATACGACGGtaattcttcctttttcaatAACTTTACCTCCGGTGGTTGCCACTCCATTATTAACAATTGTTCGTGTATAATTCTATCTGCCGTTAAAATCTGAAATATGCAATCACCGAACGAGACTATTCCCATTAATTACACATTGTTATCGTACCTTATCGACTAATTCGTTCGCAGTTTCGATATTCATGTCCCAAATTTGCATGTACTTTTTATCGTTGATGACTGTGAGATGGTTCGACTTCTCTTCCAAGTCTAATATAGCTGTATGCGACTTTAGTATTTGATTCGTGATCTTTTGAATTTCCGTCCTGGTCGACTCTTCCAGTGCTGTGTAAGTCTTccttaaattattaataacatcCTGAAGCCTGAAACGTAAATAGACCCGTTCGGCTCACTCGACTGAAATTATCAGGACGAGTAATTTAACGTTGGCACGTActtgttaatttttcttttctgttgATTCTTTACGATAGTATTCTCTTCGTCTCGCCGTTTCAGCACCGCATAATTATAATCCAATTTCTCGGTATTCATCATACAGAAGGCTTTCATATTCTGTATCTCTTGTTGAAGGTTCTGTATCTCTAACTCAAACATAATCTTTTGTTTCCTAAACTCTTCTTGATGCTGTATCATCGCTTTCTGCATTTCCTCTTCATACTCGCGCATTAcctccttcctttttttcctcgCGTTGAATGTATCGTCATTGAGCTGCTTAAATAATACATTCCACTTCTCCAAAGAAGATTCCAAAAGTATTTTCCGCTCCATTTCGATGACACTTTCGATCAATTCTACCTCTCGGCGATAAGCTTTGCTCATTATTCGTATCTAAAGAAAACATTTCGCATGTATCGGTTGGAAATGTATAAAACAAAAGGCTTCGAGACGCCTATTACTCACTTGGTTTTCCATCCTTTCGATAAGCAAATCAATCTCCTCGTTCTGTTTATTTACATCCTCGGCGTACTGTAGATCAGCGTTATCAAGTTCTTGTTTCAATTCCGCGATCAACGCGTCCTTCTTCTCTAAGATTTCCAGACACTTGGCATTTTGACTCTCCAACTCTTCGTGAATATCCAGCGGATGTTTCGATGCAAGTATAACAGGCCATTTTTCCGTAATCTCGCGATATTTCTCCGTGCATTTTTTATCTTCCTCCTCGAGTACCTCCAAtaatctttctctcttctctcgcATCTCTTTTCGTCTTTGCAGTTCCTTCGCGTCACTCGCCACTCTGATGCCTGTAACCTACATCACGTGATAAAACATCGTTCGTTAACTCGCGATTCTTACGTCCAAGCAATTATGAGTTATCATCCTAATTGGTTACTTGTTGACTCGAGAGAGTTTCAAGtgtattttcttgaaaaataattatttgcgATTCGAATCGCACATACATACCACTTCATCGCCTTCTGCGGCTAATTTGTCCAAGGCTTCTATGCTATCGAGTATTTGCTTCTCGATAGGAGTTATTTCCTCGATTTCTTCATCTTGATCTTTTATCTGTCTAACATCGGAATAGCGTTAATTCTTTTCACTCTCTGAAGCGGTATCTATGAGATAGATATACTTTTTCTATCTCTGCTATCGGGATTACGAATGAAAAATGCGTGTTCCtcgatatttcgaaaattaaagCTAGATCGTTTATACGCATAGGCTGCGTATCTTTTAACGAACGATTTAACTATATAAGTAGCTTTTCAGTGTATCAATCTGTTCGAAACATATATGAGAGAGATAAAACGTATATCGATTATTTTTCACGCCTGTTTCTACAAATTGTTAATCCTTGTGtatgtacattttttaatatattttaatatatcaatatatttgttaaagtAAAATCAAAAAATGTAGATACGTACATCtaggaatttttaattaaaatcctcCGGTAATTTCAAGTTTTTAATTTAGATTCTAGttgttgtatttttaatttagacCCTTCGATAATGTTCAAAATTATAAGATTATGTAACATTTCAgctaattatgtatattatgttCTGTATTTTTAATTAGCCTTTGGTTGTCAAATCATCGTAGATGTacaaatgtatgtaaatacaCTGCATCATCTGTTCTCATTGTAAGCAGCATGAAAAGATTTCGTGTAATTATGCAAAAATTATTCGCAACTATAGTCCGGCGTTCCTTAAATTTTCTGCGTTTTCATGGCCTTTGTTACATGGCATTGTAgacataacaaaattaaatcaaaatatactaaCCTACAACTATTCCGCTTTACCAGTAAATTTAACCGATGTACGACCAGTTTTAGATTGCTGATCGCATCCGATGCTGCTGCCTAACAGTTTTATATATTATCTGACATCTAATTAGTTATTTAATGATTAGTCAAATAAGACAAGGTAACAATTGATTTACAATTCTGCCCACATCTACATACATACGCTcagaatatatgaaaatacgATCGAGttcattgttatttattatctttcttctactatcgttgaaagaaaatgtatggtattaatatatttactatataagATACTTTTATTGAAATGTTATACGACCCTTACTTATCTCGTGCTTGTATACGTCGTTGTATACGAAGTCTGCGTGCCAACTTCCGCTCGTTTGCATCGTATGATAAAATAGATGGTTCTTCTGTATGTACTGTAATTTCTGAACGTTTATCTTGCAATGACATGTTTCTTTTACTTAGATGCGCGATAATAtacgtgaaaaaatatatgactAAGATTGAAATTAAGAGATTAATACTCATACATCTTAAATTACTTCGtacgaatattaaaaatagacATACTGCGAAAAAGGTTAGATATTATGGATGTATAAGAACTGATAACCAAAGATTGCAATTACGTGCTTACATAGaataaacaattttgtttgttcgatatgaaattattttactcgTGCTTATTGTTGGTAGGTAATaagtttgtaatatttatctcTCCTACAGGTGGCACTGAGTGTACGACTGTAAGATAATTATTAGATTGCTTCATTGGAGGTTGTCGCCACCGTCACTTATGCCGTCTTatgcaattaaaaaaacaatatgtctcgataaataaaagataaataaaagatatatatataacgcAAACAAAGATATAGTTCTAAAATAATCCAATCGAGGTTCGGTAAATTATACGTCGCAAAATCAAATTGCAAGTATACCAAAATACAAATCCATTGTTATCGACATTTTTCACATTATTCATTCTAACACTTTAATTGCTCTTGcagtatttaatttttgcaCTACTGCTTTAGTAATTAAACTAGTATCTTGTACAAAATTTAAACTTCGGGAGTTCTTTAATCTACGCTGTTTATCACTATCCATTTGAggtaaagaaatataaaaaagtaaaatatttaatatttttacatgaatctcttattgtttcattgtattttattcgttagtcattataaatatatatttatatcgagACATTAAAAATAAGTGAAAGATTTAAGACGtaaattatatagaaaaaaattataataaatatatggtATTATAATGTAAACTCATAAAGTCTTATTTAGCAATATAATTTGTGAAAAGCCctcataatattttattgtactACAATACCATTTACAATTTAATACAGAGAATATCTTTATGTATAGGTATATGGGTACTGTACGTTAGAAGGTGCCTATAAATCACCGGTACAGAACACGCAATAGGCGTTTCTCGTTCAAAGCGTTCTCAACTACAAAACAGTCGTGAAACTGCCTTCGTTTTCGGACGAAGCAATTCGAGTGCGACGGAAATCGCTTTCTCTAGCCTCGATGACGTACTTTAACCGACAAACGGATGTTTGATATTGTCGCCAATAGAGTTAATGTCATACGAACGAACCGTTGCGAAGCATTAAAAGAAGGTACGACACGTAAAAGACAAACGAACGATACGTCTCGTGAATTCGCAGCACTAGATCGACGCCATGAATCTACGACTTCGACGCGATTTTAGCGGAAACAAGATGGAGCATGGCCAGGTCTGGCTCGATGCACTCCGGTGCCTTATACCGCTTCAAAACGCATTATTCCCCTATCTCGATTGAACTTTGAATACGATACTAGCAAAAATAAGTGATAATTCagtgaaattaaatatatacgaTTAGAAATACAACGCCCAAAGAACGTACATAAATTTTCGATATCATTTTGGTATTCTATGTTTATATGTCTTACGCGGTAATTaacgttatttataaaaattgcatCGCAGCGTGACCTCTATAACTTGTTAAATTAGCGTAttcgaaagaaataaaattcctcgTTACATCATGTCCCGTTCCATGATTCGTGTCTAAACTTTGCCTGTATCGTAGATAAAATAGCATCGCGATATCAAACAAAATAGAAGTGTGTatacataaattttttatatcgtAACTCGTATGTATTCTGTATCCAAGGTATTCGTATACAAAGACCGTTCATGTTTGaactagaaaatattttaataggtTGTACACAGCATCGAACCGACGCGTTTGTTTGATCGTTACTTCCTTGATTAGAGAGCACGTCACAAGAGTTAAGTACTTTTATTTTCGTAATAATCCGATTTTCCGTCTTTATTCTTGGTAGAAAGTACCGATGCCCCGGGTAATTGGCTGCCCCTAAACCGGCCCTGGTGAGAGCGGAatggaaagagagaaagagatagagAGCGTGGAACAAAGATGGCGGATGAGTGGCGTCGGCGGAGGAGGCACAAGGtaggaggaagaagacgaagagATTACGGAGtaggaagagaagagaagagaggagaaaagAGGATAGAGGAGAACACGGGGTGCGGGACGATTCGCCAGCGGAGAATGGGGGAAAAGAGGCGAAGTGAAGAGACGAGAGGAGAGGAAGAGACGGTGAGGGACGACGCGCGGCTCGGGGGTTCGGGTTAGCTCGTTCGACCCGTTATCCCTTCTCTCCTGGAGACCCGAGTTCTCTCTCCCTACCTGTCCTTGCTTCGATTCGAACGAGTCCCTCCAACTCTCTCCCCTACGGGGATGTACGAAAAGTTTCCCCCACCATGGGTACACTTCACCGGCTGGCGTGCGACGATCGCGATTGCAAGTCGCTGCTTTTCGAGGTAGACTCGTTTCGTTCCCCTACGTGGTATCCCCCACCACGCAGCCAACAGCGATACTAGCCAGCGAGCCATACTACGCTCCCGCCACGGTGACGTCACTCTGAGTAGTGTAGTGCAGTGAGAAGGAGCGAAGCCAGCTCCATCCGCGTTACATGGCCCGAGTGAACGAAGCGAGTGCGTTTAAGACGTACATATACAAGCGTGCATCGTAGCGATCGAGTTGCACTAATAGTACCATTAATTTTCTCGATCAATGCACGTTATGTGACACGGCGAGTTGTGTACGATCGCGAGAAAAAATATAGAGGAAACCGCGCCTCGCTTTTACTAACGAAATATATCTGACGTGTTATACCATTAACGAGGTACCAAGCGGTGATGATACAGTGATGTGAAAGAAGCGACTACGCGCGTTAGTGAAGTCATAGAAAAGAAATCAAAGTAAGaggaaagaggaaaaggaatATAGTGTGTCGTGTGCGCGGTGAAAAGAAAAGAGTTGCACGTTCTAATATTCGCCAGGAAGAAAACATCAACGGTTCTATCCGTTGGTGGATcgattgttttcttttttttttttttcaagtgGGGTTTTACGCGAGAGTTTGGAAGCGTATCTGGAAAGGCTCTGTTTGTTGATCGGTGTACGATATCAAGAAAACGACGGTTGAAAATCATCAAGGCAGATCGACGCGAGTGTAATAATGCTTGGCAAATATGCGCTGGGATGTATCGCCCGCGCATTGTGCCCGGTGTGCTTAGTGTGACGTGTGATTAACCGCCTTTCTTCATACGCGATTCAGTGGTATACGATGTGGTGTTCGGCGACGGTTCTGATCCTTCTAGCCGTTGCCATCAGTGGTGTCCACTATCGAGGTTCTTCCTCCACTTCTTCGTGGTCGTCGTGGTTGTTgtcgtcgccgtcgtcgtGGTTGTTGTCGTCaccgtcatcgtcgtcgtcgttgtcatCGTCATCATCGTTGTCGTGGTTGTCGGCGTCGTTGTCGTGGTTGTCGTCAGCGTACGTAGCGACGCAAAAATTTGATCGCGAAATCTCCGTAGCCACCCTGTTTTGTTGGCCGATC encodes:
- the LOC126864803 gene encoding dynein regulatory complex protein 1 isoform X1, producing MSINLLISILVIYFFTYIIAHLSKRNMSLQDKRSEITVHTEEPSILSYDANERKLARRLRIQRRIQARDKQIKDQDEEIEEITPIEKQILDSIEALDKLAAEGDEVVTGIRVASDAKELQRRKEMREKRERLLEVLEEEDKKCTEKYREITEKWPVILASKHPLDIHEELESQNAKCLEILEKKDALIAELKQELDNADLQYAEDVNKQNEEIDLLIERMENQIRIMSKAYRREVELIESVIEMERKILLESSLEKWNVLFKQLNDDTFNARKKRKEVMREYEEEMQKAMIQHQEEFRKQKIMFELEIQNLQQEIQNMKAFCMMNTEKLDYNYAVLKRRDEENTIVKNQQKRKINKLQDVINNLRKTYTALEESTRTEIQKITNQILKSHTAILDLEEKSNHLTVINDKKYMQIWDMNIETANELVDKILTADRIIHEQLLIMEWQPPEVKLLKKEELPSYCGAMCALKAEQEEAKKRKTISKSYKPTTILEEINLERRLLNHILKLISEHCDYLIEDTLKNLLSDYTEEDKLLIRLDKAFEALKITAEEELQFLLNFFLPYAYCPTCTVKTISTPSVCGQSAEITESSSSLATISDVCGSDTLNTKEAKLVAAMEEVLCCEKLHDDGHESDIVMNRSVPSTETPPVNTEVVSTCVSEGIIEVTDTDGEPKRSLTCDKGHLLTIETEFVSSALKEFVERYEFVKKEVSPDKKVIKEKVTISRNITDDDITDFWERYRNIFPKDKERLWDNLLIGLKKYYEVLKERHQLNAETQSLRKQNAEMRRLLSKYTTQPETTITH
- the LOC126864850 gene encoding zinc finger protein 346-like isoform X1, translated to MAVSSESVISPGLNDPVTKAVVDNIMGNLPTKKPPVRCDDCDLSFTSQTVLDTHLQGARHAKQIRSKNIMASLEETKVAFTKDEETNGLKCNVCNVCLNSIQQLQTHLNGILQRSRHKKKAMRGGWTDKDVGSSVTSATMNIQENTVSKGVSLSCSMCNKIFNSQMQYNVHITSKKHTGKLKQARTQKKKRFLPYWKKPKPGVNPKNFVQSLSNNFVPGGFTNQT
- the LOC126864803 gene encoding dynein regulatory complex protein 1 isoform X3, with amino-acid sequence MREKRERLLEVLEEEDKKCTEKYREITEKWPVILASKHPLDIHEELESQNAKCLEILEKKDALIAELKQELDNADLQYAEDVNKQNEEIDLLIERMENQIRIMSKAYRREVELIESVIEMERKILLESSLEKWNVLFKQLNDDTFNARKKRKEVMREYEEEMQKAMIQHQEEFRKQKIMFELEIQNLQQEIQNMKAFCMMNTEKLDYNYAVLKRRDEENTIVKNQQKRKINKLQDVINNLRKTYTALEESTRTEIQKITNQILKSHTAILDLEEKSNHLTVINDKKYMQIWDMNIETANELVDKILTADRIIHEQLLIMEWQPPEVKLLKKEELPSYCGAMCALKAEQEEAKKRKTISKSYKPTTILEEINLERRLLNHILKLISEHCDYLIEDTLKNLLSDYTEEDKLLIRLDKAFEALKITAEEELQFLLNFFLPYAYCPTCTVKTISTPSVCGQSAEITESSSSLATISDVCGSDTLNTKEAKLVAAMEEVLCCEKLHDDGHESDIVMNRSVPSTETPPVNTEVVSTCVSEGIIEVTDTDGEPKRSLTCDKGHLLTIETEFVSSALKEFVERYEFVKKEVSPDKKVIKEKVTISRNITDDDITDFWERYRNIFPKDKERLWDNLLIGLKKYYEVLKERHQLNAETQSLRKQNAEMRRLLSKYTTQPETTITH
- the LOC126864803 gene encoding dynein regulatory complex protein 1 isoform X2, whose translation is MSINLLISILVIYFFTYIIAHLSKRNMSLQDKRSEITVHTEEPSILSYDANERKLARRLRIQRRIQARDKQIKDQDEEIEEITPIEKQILDSIEALDKLAAEGDEVVTGIRVASDAKELQRRKEMREKRERLLEVLEEEDKKCTEKYREITEKWPVILASKHPLDIHEELESQNAKCLEILEKKDALIAELKQELDNADLQYAEDVNKQNEEIDLLIERMENQIRIMSKAYRREVELIESVIEMERKILLESSLEKWNVLFKQLNDDTFNARKKRKEVMREYEEEMQKAMIQHQEEFRKQKIMFELEIQNLQQEIQNMKAFCMMNTEKLDYNYAVLKRRDEENTIVKNQQKRKINKLQDVINNLRKTYTALEESTRTEIQKITNQILKSHTAILDLEEKSNHLTVINDKKYMQIWDMNIETANELVDKILTADRIIHEQLLIMEWQPPEVKLLKKEELPSYCGAMCALKAEQEEAKKRKTISKSYKPTTILEEINLERRLLNHILKLISEHCDYLIEDTLKNLLSDYTEEDKLLIRLDKAFEALKITAEEELQFLLNFFLPYAYCPTCTVKTISTPSVCGQSAEITESSSSLATISDVCGSDTLNTKEAKLVAAMEEVLCCEKLHDDGHESDIVMNRSVPSTETPPVNTEVVSTCVSEGIIEVTDNGEPKRSLTCDKGHLLTIETEFVSSALKEFVERYEFVKKEVSPDKKVIKEKVTISRNITDDDITDFWERYRNIFPKDKERLWDNLLIGLKKYYEVLKERHQLNAETQSLRKQNAEMRRLLSKYTTQPETTITH
- the LOC126864850 gene encoding zinc finger protein 346-like isoform X2 gives rise to the protein MAVSSESVISPGLNDPVTKAVVDNIMGNLPTKKPPVRCDDCDLSFTSQTVLDTHLQGARHAKQIRSKNIMASLEETKVAFTKDEETNGLKCNVCNVCLNSIQQLQTHLNGSRHKKKAMRGGWTDKDVGSSVTSATMNIQENTVSKGVSLSCSMCNKIFNSQMQYNVHITSKKHTGKLKQARTQKKKRFLPYWKKPKPGVNPKNFVQSLSNNFVPGGFTNQT